A single genomic interval of Arthrobacter globiformis harbors:
- a CDS encoding 1,4-dihydroxy-2-naphthoate polyprenyltransferase, with protein MATAAQWIQGARLRTLPAAIAPILIGSAAAYEMTSFRPLNAVLAALVALLLQVGVNYANDYSDGIRGTDENRVGPLRLVGSGAARPDHVKYAAFGAFGLAMLVGLVLVIITQTWWLLLVGVGCVMAAWGYTGGKNPYGYMGLGDVFVFVFFGLVATLGTTYTQAGQIGLPAVIGAIGTGLIACALLMANNVRDIPSDIQAGKKTLAVRLGDKHARESYVLMLAVAILLVVILAPTRPWMLIVLLLIPACLMPAWLMINGRKRKSLIPVLKQTGLINLGYAVLFSLGLVLSSGL; from the coding sequence GTGGCAACAGCCGCACAATGGATCCAAGGCGCCCGGCTCCGCACGCTGCCGGCCGCGATCGCCCCTATCCTGATCGGCTCGGCCGCGGCCTACGAGATGACTTCCTTCCGACCGCTCAATGCGGTTCTGGCGGCCCTCGTGGCGCTGCTGCTGCAGGTCGGCGTCAACTACGCCAACGATTACTCGGACGGGATCCGCGGGACGGACGAGAACCGGGTGGGGCCGCTGCGTCTGGTTGGTTCCGGTGCCGCCCGCCCCGACCACGTGAAGTATGCCGCGTTCGGTGCCTTCGGCCTTGCGATGCTCGTGGGGCTGGTACTGGTCATCATCACCCAGACCTGGTGGCTGCTGCTGGTGGGCGTGGGCTGCGTGATGGCGGCTTGGGGCTACACCGGCGGAAAGAACCCGTATGGCTATATGGGCCTGGGCGACGTCTTCGTGTTTGTCTTCTTCGGGCTCGTGGCCACCCTAGGCACCACGTACACCCAGGCCGGGCAGATCGGCCTGCCTGCCGTAATTGGCGCCATCGGCACGGGACTCATCGCCTGCGCCCTACTCATGGCCAACAATGTGCGTGACATCCCGTCGGACATCCAGGCCGGAAAGAAAACTCTTGCCGTGCGGCTGGGCGACAAGCACGCCCGCGAAAGCTACGTGCTGATGCTGGCCGTGGCCATTTTGCTAGTGGTGATCCTCGCACCCACGCGGCCGTGGATGCTGATTGTGCTGCTCCTGATCCCGGCCTGCCTGATGCCGGCCTGGCTGATGATCAACGGGCGGAAGCGCAAGAGCCTCATCCCGGTCCTGAAGCAGACAGGCCTCATCAACCTCGGCTACGCCGTGCTGTTCTCGCTGGGACTCGTGCTGAGCAGCGGGCTGTAG
- a CDS encoding DUF4229 domain-containing protein — MAFLKYSLIRFAIFLPLFVLFVFLQLGWFLAVIFAGLISFAISYLFFQKQRDAATASLHARFSGRAKPIRTAGEVDDAQAEDRLVDTHPDVTIRNDAKNREPRGEDA, encoded by the coding sequence GTGGCTTTTCTGAAATACTCCCTGATCCGGTTCGCAATCTTCCTCCCACTGTTTGTGCTGTTCGTCTTCCTGCAGCTGGGGTGGTTTCTGGCCGTCATCTTTGCAGGGCTGATTTCCTTCGCCATCAGCTACCTCTTCTTCCAGAAGCAGCGCGATGCTGCAACGGCGTCCCTGCATGCCCGCTTCTCCGGCCGTGCCAAGCCCATCCGCACCGCCGGTGAGGTGGACGATGCCCAGGCCGAGGACCGTCTGGTCGACACCCACCCGGACGTCACCATCCGCAACGACGCCAAGAACCGCGAACCCCGCGGTGAGGACGCCTAG
- a CDS encoding PLD nuclease N-terminal domain-containing protein, with product MPRVAIAVAILAIYVYGLVDVIRTDGRLTRGFSKTTWIIMVALLPLIGAALWFLIGRPRTSAVAQPVYQHHPTAPDDDPDFLRNLEQRRRQAEAERLRKLRDDAARKKQADGGPHRAGSTGTGTTGAAAPGTTSGTSDAGGPPAGEPGPRKPGAAGEANAEGNPEAK from the coding sequence ATGCCTCGTGTCGCCATCGCAGTCGCCATTCTCGCCATCTACGTCTACGGACTTGTGGACGTTATCCGGACCGATGGACGGCTCACGCGCGGGTTCTCAAAAACAACCTGGATCATCATGGTTGCACTCCTGCCGCTCATCGGCGCGGCGCTGTGGTTCCTGATCGGCCGCCCCCGGACATCGGCTGTGGCCCAGCCCGTCTACCAGCACCACCCCACCGCCCCCGACGACGACCCCGACTTCCTGCGGAACCTCGAGCAGCGCCGCCGCCAGGCCGAGGCGGAACGACTCCGCAAGCTGAGGGATGACGCTGCGCGGAAGAAGCAGGCCGACGGCGGCCCGCACCGCGCGGGCAGCACAGGCACGGGAACTACGGGCGCTGCCGCTCCGGGCACCACCAGCGGCACTTCGGATGCGGGCGGCCCTCCTGCGGGTGAGCCGGGTCCACGCAAGCCGGGCGCCGCGGGCGAGGCCAACGCCGAAGGCAATCCCGAGGCTAAATAG
- the ccsB gene encoding c-type cytochrome biogenesis protein CcsB has protein sequence MFPINETMGQYSELFMLLAAGTYTVAFIAFAWDLARSSKSLKAIDVKAAAAGTSADASAKMPVAAGASVGAATSRTAGRGEGRLSGPADRAERPSSYASSANGAAGQTADDSMHYGERRAPARVAVALTVLGAAIHAAAVLTRAVGAGRVPWGNMYEFLTTGAFVAAAVFLVVLVRRDLRFLGTFVVGLVIIMLVAASVAFWTPVGHLVPALQSYWLIIHVSIAVLSSALFTLTFAMSALQLVQSHRQRTIAAGGADKLGFMRLVPSALSLENLSYRINAIAFIGWTFTLMFGAIWAEKAWGRFWGWDTKEVWTFVIWVVYAGYLHARATRGWTGTRAAWLSIVGYLCVVFNFTIVNQFFNGLHSYSGL, from the coding sequence ATGTTTCCCATCAACGAGACCATGGGCCAATACAGCGAGCTCTTCATGCTGCTGGCGGCCGGCACCTACACCGTCGCCTTCATCGCGTTCGCGTGGGACCTGGCCAGGAGCAGCAAGTCCCTGAAGGCGATTGACGTCAAGGCCGCTGCTGCCGGTACGTCGGCGGATGCGTCCGCCAAGATGCCGGTGGCGGCGGGCGCGTCCGTAGGGGCGGCCACGTCGCGGACCGCGGGCCGCGGTGAGGGCCGCCTGTCCGGACCGGCAGACCGTGCCGAGCGGCCGTCGTCGTACGCCTCCTCTGCGAACGGCGCGGCCGGGCAGACCGCCGATGACAGCATGCACTACGGCGAACGCCGGGCACCCGCGCGCGTTGCCGTGGCGCTGACCGTCCTGGGCGCCGCGATCCACGCCGCCGCCGTGCTGACCCGCGCTGTCGGTGCCGGCCGTGTGCCGTGGGGCAACATGTACGAGTTCCTCACCACTGGCGCGTTCGTGGCCGCGGCCGTGTTCCTCGTGGTGCTGGTCCGCCGCGACCTGCGCTTCCTCGGAACGTTCGTGGTGGGTCTGGTGATCATCATGCTGGTAGCCGCGTCCGTGGCGTTCTGGACGCCTGTGGGCCACCTGGTGCCGGCGCTGCAGAGCTACTGGCTGATCATCCACGTCTCCATTGCTGTGCTCTCCTCGGCGCTGTTCACCCTGACGTTTGCCATGTCCGCGCTGCAGCTGGTCCAGTCGCACCGGCAGAGGACCATTGCGGCCGGTGGTGCGGACAAGCTGGGGTTCATGCGCCTGGTGCCGTCCGCGCTGAGCCTCGAGAACTTGTCCTACCGCATCAACGCGATCGCCTTCATCGGCTGGACATTCACCCTCATGTTCGGTGCGATCTGGGCGGAGAAGGCCTGGGGACGCTTCTGGGGCTGGGACACCAAGGAAGTGTGGACCTTCGTGATCTGGGTGGTCTACGCCGGCTACCTGCACGCCCGCGCCACCCGCGGCTGGACGGGGACCCGCGCGGCATGGCTGTCGATCGTGGGCTACCTGTGCGTGGTCTTCAACTTCACCATCGTGAACCAGTTCTTCAACGGCCTGCACTCCTACTCGGGGCTGTAG
- the resB gene encoding cytochrome c biogenesis protein ResB has protein sequence MSERVKSTEKSPAEDAPQPGPAHKDGAPKDAVKAAKAGAALPSLGVVGMLRWAWTQLTSMRTALFLLLLLAVAAVPGSLFPQRPANPSVVTQYIKDHPDYGKLLDSLQLYDVYSSAWFSAIYILLFISLIGCVVPRAIAHYRAMRSQPPRTPKRLSRLPEYGTLVLPADAGIPASDAIEDAAALLKKRGYRVEVRHDDGARPSLGAERGFLREVGNLVFHTSLIGVLVSVAVGGLFGYSGQRILVEGDTFVNTLVGYDQFTPGTNFQSSQLQPYSIQLDKFQATFDRESQGKFGQPIDFTADVTTKENPGAPAKKEVLKVNDPVTLGGTSIYLTGNGYAPVVTVRDGNGNVAMQGPVVAKLQGENYYSSVVIKVPDAKPEQLGFAGFFLPTAFVTEQGISFSGDPDLINPQLSLNSYYGDLGLDKGAPQNVFELDVKGLKELNSRKAEAGGITLAPGNTYTLPQGKGSITFDGVKKYVGVDIHHNPGQLSALIFALLAVAGLIVSLYVNRRRVWVRTGTHADGRTMVEYGLLARGEDHRLAGEAATLRSLLSRKWNLDADNPETAPSNSSPAGSPEPKKDQ, from the coding sequence ATGAGCGAGCGTGTGAAGTCAACCGAGAAATCCCCGGCCGAGGACGCCCCGCAACCCGGGCCTGCCCATAAGGACGGCGCGCCCAAGGACGCCGTCAAGGCTGCCAAAGCCGGGGCCGCCCTTCCGTCCCTGGGCGTCGTGGGCATGCTCCGCTGGGCCTGGACCCAGCTGACCAGCATGCGCACCGCGCTGTTCCTCCTGCTGCTGCTGGCGGTGGCCGCGGTGCCCGGATCGCTGTTCCCACAGCGGCCGGCCAACCCTTCCGTGGTCACGCAGTACATCAAGGACCACCCCGACTACGGCAAGCTGCTCGATTCGCTTCAGCTGTACGACGTCTACTCCTCGGCCTGGTTCTCGGCCATTTACATCCTGCTTTTCATCTCGCTGATCGGCTGCGTGGTACCCCGCGCCATCGCCCACTACCGGGCCATGCGCTCGCAGCCGCCGCGCACCCCGAAGCGCCTGTCCCGCCTGCCCGAGTACGGCACCCTGGTGCTGCCCGCGGACGCCGGCATCCCGGCGTCGGACGCCATTGAGGACGCAGCGGCGCTGCTGAAGAAACGCGGATACCGCGTTGAGGTAAGGCACGACGACGGCGCGCGGCCGTCTTTGGGGGCCGAACGCGGCTTCCTGAGGGAAGTGGGAAACCTGGTCTTCCACACCTCGCTGATCGGCGTGCTGGTGTCCGTGGCCGTCGGCGGGCTGTTCGGCTACAGCGGCCAGCGCATCCTGGTGGAGGGCGACACCTTCGTGAACACCCTGGTGGGCTATGACCAGTTCACGCCGGGCACCAACTTCCAGAGCAGCCAGCTCCAGCCCTACTCCATTCAGCTGGACAAGTTCCAGGCCACGTTCGACCGCGAATCGCAGGGAAAGTTCGGCCAACCCATCGACTTCACGGCGGACGTCACCACCAAGGAAAACCCCGGGGCGCCGGCCAAGAAGGAAGTCCTCAAGGTCAACGACCCCGTGACCCTTGGCGGCACCAGCATCTACCTGACGGGCAATGGCTACGCCCCGGTGGTCACGGTCCGCGATGGCAACGGCAACGTCGCCATGCAGGGTCCCGTGGTGGCCAAGCTGCAGGGCGAGAACTACTACTCCTCCGTGGTGATCAAGGTCCCCGACGCGAAGCCCGAGCAGCTGGGCTTCGCCGGCTTCTTCCTGCCGACTGCGTTCGTGACCGAGCAGGGCATCTCCTTCAGCGGCGACCCGGACCTCATCAACCCGCAGCTGAGCCTGAACTCGTACTACGGCGACCTCGGCCTGGACAAGGGCGCACCGCAGAACGTGTTTGAGCTTGACGTCAAGGGCCTCAAGGAGCTCAACAGCCGCAAGGCTGAGGCGGGTGGCATCACACTCGCGCCGGGCAACACCTACACGCTGCCCCAAGGCAAGGGGTCCATCACGTTCGACGGCGTCAAGAAGTACGTGGGCGTGGACATCCACCACAACCCCGGGCAGCTTTCCGCGCTGATCTTCGCGCTGCTTGCCGTGGCCGGCCTCATCGTCTCGCTCTACGTGAACCGGCGCCGCGTCTGGGTCCGCACCGGCACCCATGCCGACGGCCGGACCATGGTGGAGTACGGCCTCCTGGCCCGCGGCGAGGACCACCGGCTTGCCGGCGAGGCCGCAACGCTGCGCAGCCTCCTGTCTCGCAAGTGGAACCTGGACGCCGACAACCCCGAAACAGCACCTTCCAACTCCTCACCAGCAGGCTCGCCTGAGCCGAAGAAGGACCAGTAA
- a CDS encoding cytochrome c biogenesis CcdA family protein: protein MNSPFAEAILNGSLLLAIPVALLAGLVSFLSPCVLPLVPGYLGYVTGLTGVDLQKQKRGRMLAGIGLFVLGFSVIFVLLGGAFGQLGSLISGGQNAWVTQVLGVLVILMGVVFMGGFSWFQRDAKIHAKPPAGLWGAPLLGITFGLGWAPCIGPTYSAVQLLSLSGGSSAAKGAFLAFVYSLGLGIPFLLIALAVRRGAGVMSFFRKHRLGIQRTGGGVLIVLGILMATGLWGAWVTELQYWFQTDVKLPI from the coding sequence GTGAACAGCCCCTTCGCCGAAGCCATCCTGAACGGTTCGCTGCTGCTCGCCATCCCCGTGGCGCTGCTGGCAGGACTCGTATCCTTCCTCTCACCGTGCGTGCTCCCACTGGTGCCCGGATACCTGGGCTACGTCACCGGCCTCACCGGCGTGGACCTGCAGAAGCAGAAGCGCGGCCGCATGCTCGCCGGCATCGGCCTGTTCGTGCTCGGCTTCTCGGTGATCTTCGTGCTGCTCGGCGGCGCGTTCGGACAGCTGGGCTCGCTGATCTCCGGCGGGCAGAACGCCTGGGTTACGCAAGTCCTGGGCGTCCTGGTGATCCTCATGGGCGTGGTGTTCATGGGCGGCTTCTCCTGGTTCCAGCGCGACGCCAAGATCCATGCCAAACCGCCGGCGGGCCTCTGGGGTGCGCCGCTGCTGGGAATCACGTTCGGCCTCGGCTGGGCGCCCTGCATCGGACCCACCTATTCCGCCGTCCAGCTCCTGAGCCTCTCCGGCGGCTCCTCCGCCGCGAAGGGCGCGTTCCTGGCCTTCGTCTATAGCCTTGGGCTGGGCATCCCGTTCCTGCTGATCGCCCTGGCCGTGCGCCGCGGCGCGGGAGTGATGTCCTTCTTCCGCAAGCACCGGCTGGGCATCCAGCGCACCGGCGGCGGAGTCCTGATTGTCCTGGGCATCCTGATGGCCACGGGTCTGTGGGGAGCCTGGGTCACCGAGTTGCAGTACTGGTTCCAAACCGATGTGAAGTTGCCGATCTGA
- a CDS encoding TlpA family protein disulfide reductase, whose product MTETPKSSRRSVLAAGGLALTAITLGLSACAQEDALAKQAKAGDNKNYVAGDGSVTEFAAADRKSAVEIQGTLFNGTAVAPKDFLGKVTVLNFWFAACAPCRVEAPLLEALHQEFKPKGVQFFGVNLRDEKATADAFDKTFGLTYPSFDDKDGSVLLAVSGLVPPGAVPTTLVVDKQGRVASRVLGEIEKGTLKALIQSTVAE is encoded by the coding sequence ATGACTGAAACGCCCAAAAGTTCCCGCCGCAGCGTCCTCGCCGCCGGCGGCCTGGCCCTCACGGCAATCACGCTGGGCCTGTCCGCCTGCGCCCAGGAGGACGCCCTGGCCAAGCAGGCCAAGGCCGGAGACAACAAGAACTACGTGGCCGGCGACGGTTCGGTGACGGAATTCGCCGCTGCAGACCGCAAATCTGCCGTCGAAATCCAGGGCACCCTGTTCAACGGCACCGCCGTGGCGCCCAAGGATTTCCTGGGCAAGGTCACCGTGCTGAACTTCTGGTTTGCCGCCTGCGCGCCGTGCCGGGTTGAGGCGCCGCTGCTGGAAGCCCTCCACCAGGAGTTCAAGCCCAAGGGCGTCCAGTTCTTCGGCGTGAACCTGCGCGATGAGAAGGCCACAGCCGACGCCTTTGACAAGACCTTCGGCCTTACCTACCCGAGCTTCGATGACAAGGACGGCAGCGTGCTGCTGGCCGTGTCCGGTCTGGTGCCCCCTGGCGCCGTCCCCACGACGCTCGTGGTGGACAAGCAGGGCCGGGTGGCGTCGCGTGTTCTGGGGGAGATCGAGAAGGGCACACTCAAAGCTCTCATCCAGTCCACCGTGGCAGAGTAA
- a CDS encoding histidine phosphatase family protein, producing the protein MPQATVHLLRHGEVHNPEGVLYGRLPEFHLSELGRQMAQTLAEHFRERVSQGANIVYLVASPLTRAQETAQPTSEALGLDIHTDGRIIEAENYFEGMKVTKAELRNPKHWPHLINPFRPSWGEPYKLQAARVTEAVQEARAKAIELGGDGAEAILVCHQLPIWATRLSAEGRPLWHDPRKRECTLTSLTSLVFGDDGALLRVEYSEPAAALLPGASSTPGA; encoded by the coding sequence ATGCCCCAAGCCACTGTCCATTTGCTCCGCCACGGCGAGGTCCATAACCCCGAAGGTGTCCTGTACGGCAGGCTGCCTGAATTCCACCTCTCCGAACTTGGCCGGCAGATGGCGCAGACGCTCGCCGAGCACTTCCGCGAACGCGTCTCCCAGGGCGCCAACATCGTGTACCTGGTGGCGTCGCCGCTCACCCGTGCCCAGGAAACGGCCCAGCCCACCTCGGAAGCTCTCGGGCTGGACATCCACACCGACGGCCGCATCATCGAGGCGGAAAACTACTTCGAAGGGATGAAGGTCACCAAGGCCGAGCTGCGCAACCCCAAGCACTGGCCGCACCTGATCAACCCTTTCCGGCCGTCCTGGGGCGAGCCCTACAAGCTGCAGGCAGCCCGTGTGACCGAGGCCGTCCAAGAAGCGCGCGCCAAGGCCATCGAGCTTGGCGGCGACGGTGCCGAGGCCATCCTGGTCTGCCACCAGCTTCCGATCTGGGCCACGCGGCTCAGCGCCGAGGGCAGGCCGCTGTGGCACGATCCGCGGAAACGCGAATGCACCCTTACTTCGCTCACCTCCCTGGTTTTCGGCGACGACGGTGCCCTGCTGCGCGTGGAGTACAGCGAACCCGCCGCCGCCCTTCTTCCCGGTGCCTCGAGCACCCCCGGAGCCTAA
- a CDS encoding YceI family protein: protein MALSTELTRGTWTLDNSHSEIAFTVRHAGISKVRGQFKDATATLDLADDVTATKVEATIQTASFDSGDANRDGHVRGEDFFDVEKFPEISFVSNGLVANGDSYELQGDLTIKGVTRPVSLETELNGVAVDPFGNTRAGVSAETTISRKDFGLTWNAVLEAGGVLVSDKVAINLELAFIAPAA, encoded by the coding sequence ATGGCACTTTCCACCGAACTCACCCGCGGCACCTGGACCCTCGACAACTCCCACAGCGAAATCGCCTTCACCGTCCGCCACGCCGGCATCAGCAAGGTCCGCGGCCAGTTCAAGGACGCCACCGCAACCCTGGACCTCGCCGACGACGTGACGGCCACCAAGGTCGAGGCCACCATCCAGACCGCCAGCTTCGACTCCGGCGACGCCAACCGCGACGGCCACGTCCGCGGCGAAGACTTCTTCGACGTCGAGAAGTTCCCGGAGATCTCCTTCGTCTCCAACGGCCTCGTTGCCAACGGCGACAGCTACGAACTCCAGGGCGACCTGACCATCAAGGGTGTCACCCGCCCCGTCTCCCTCGAGACCGAATTGAACGGCGTTGCAGTTGACCCCTTCGGCAACACCCGCGCCGGTGTTTCCGCCGAGACCACCATCAGCCGCAAGGACTTCGGCCTGACCTGGAACGCCGTGCTGGAAGCCGGCGGCGTCCTGGTCAGCGACAAGGTTGCCATCAACCTTGAACTTGCCTTCATCGCACCTGCAGCCTAG
- a CDS encoding redox-sensing transcriptional repressor Rex → MTSLDLPSQAVPGPTGPTGAAGKQIPPAAVARLTIYLRALNSLLAEGTERVSSESLAELSGVSSSTLRKDLSHVGSYGTRGVGYEVQYLSRHIAAALGLTHDWKVAIVGAGNLGKALARYGGFESRGFDVVAIFDADQMVVGNEVGWLRVSDVADLETVLERTGTNMVVLALPAAVAQSICDRVVGAGVRSILSFAPVMLQVPDDVTLRKVDMATELQILAYHAQRAQTPGQPE, encoded by the coding sequence GTGACTTCGCTCGATCTACCATCCCAAGCCGTGCCCGGGCCAACCGGGCCCACCGGTGCTGCCGGAAAGCAGATTCCGCCGGCGGCCGTGGCCCGGCTGACGATCTACCTGCGTGCCCTGAACTCCTTGCTGGCCGAAGGCACCGAGCGCGTCTCCTCCGAATCATTGGCTGAGCTTTCCGGAGTCAGCTCCTCAACCCTCCGCAAGGATCTGTCCCACGTGGGCTCCTATGGCACCCGCGGCGTGGGCTATGAGGTGCAGTACCTGAGCCGCCACATCGCCGCCGCACTGGGCCTGACGCATGACTGGAAAGTCGCGATTGTCGGCGCCGGCAACCTGGGCAAGGCACTGGCCCGCTACGGCGGCTTCGAATCCAGGGGCTTTGACGTGGTTGCCATCTTCGACGCCGACCAGATGGTGGTGGGCAACGAGGTGGGCTGGCTGCGGGTCAGCGACGTTGCGGACTTGGAAACCGTCCTGGAGCGGACCGGCACCAACATGGTGGTGCTGGCGCTGCCTGCCGCAGTGGCCCAGAGCATCTGTGACCGGGTGGTGGGTGCCGGCGTGCGCAGCATCCTCAGTTTTGCGCCCGTGATGCTCCAGGTGCCCGACGACGTGACGCTGAGGAAGGTGGACATGGCCACCGAGCTGCAGATCCTGGCCTACCACGCGCAACGGGCGCAGACGCCCGGCCAGCCGGAGTAA
- a CDS encoding glutaredoxin family protein, translating to MANPDVVLLTKADCHLCAAARDAVGRVTAGLGLEWTERQLDSDDELRDRYAEEIPVVLVDGIQRDFWKIDEAHLERVLRRAIAGD from the coding sequence ATGGCAAATCCCGACGTCGTTCTCCTCACCAAAGCTGACTGCCACCTGTGCGCCGCGGCACGCGACGCCGTCGGCCGGGTGACTGCCGGGCTGGGACTTGAGTGGACCGAGCGGCAGCTGGACTCCGACGACGAATTGCGCGACCGCTACGCCGAGGAGATTCCGGTGGTGCTGGTGGATGGGATCCAGCGCGACTTCTGGAAGATCGACGAGGCGCACCTGGAGCGTGTCCTGCGCCGGGCCATCGCAGGGGATTAG
- a CDS encoding HAD family hydrolase, with protein sequence MPEEKYVAVAHRPVAKQQHGEAAFFDVDNTLMRGASLFHVARKMHQRGAFTIAQAAGMAWKQLKFVLRGENLNDVHAVRDAALRLAAGITEEDIRALGEEVYDEMIASRIWPGAKALAEQHLRVGRKVWLVTATPIEVATVISTRLGLTGALGTVGETKDGFYTGRLVGDILHGAAKAVAVQGIADNHGLDLKRCWAYSDSYNDIPLLTMVGHPVAINPDARLRKHAREHNWPVYDFRSGRRAATLGLKAATAGGAVYGLWRGYTRFRGPRA encoded by the coding sequence ATGCCCGAGGAGAAGTACGTCGCTGTGGCCCACCGTCCGGTTGCGAAGCAGCAACACGGCGAGGCTGCCTTCTTCGACGTCGACAACACCCTCATGCGCGGCGCCAGCCTGTTCCACGTGGCCAGGAAAATGCACCAGCGCGGAGCCTTCACAATTGCGCAGGCAGCGGGTATGGCGTGGAAGCAGCTCAAGTTCGTGCTCCGGGGCGAGAACCTCAATGACGTCCACGCGGTGCGGGATGCCGCGCTGAGGCTTGCCGCCGGCATCACGGAGGAGGACATCAGGGCGCTGGGCGAGGAAGTCTACGACGAGATGATCGCCTCCCGGATCTGGCCTGGCGCGAAGGCCCTGGCCGAGCAGCACCTGCGGGTGGGCCGGAAGGTGTGGCTCGTCACCGCGACGCCGATCGAGGTGGCCACGGTGATTTCCACCCGGCTGGGGCTCACCGGCGCCCTCGGGACAGTGGGCGAGACCAAGGACGGCTTCTACACCGGCAGGCTCGTCGGGGACATCCTGCACGGCGCAGCCAAAGCCGTGGCGGTCCAGGGCATCGCGGACAACCACGGACTGGACCTGAAGCGCTGCTGGGCGTACAGCGACTCCTACAACGACATCCCGCTGCTGACGATGGTGGGCCACCCCGTGGCGATCAACCCGGACGCCCGCCTGCGCAAGCACGCCCGCGAACACAACTGGCCGGTCTACGACTTCCGCTCAGGCCGCCGGGCCGCCACCCTGGGCCTGAAAGCAGCCACTGCAGGCGGAGCAGTCTACGGCCTCTGGCGGGGCTACACCCGCTTCCGCGGCCCCCGCGCCTGA
- a CDS encoding 30S ribosomal protein bS22 yields the protein MGSVIKKRRKRMAKKKHRKLLRKTRHQRRNKK from the coding sequence GTGGGTTCAGTTATTAAGAAGCGTCGCAAGCGTATGGCCAAGAAGAAGCACCGCAAGTTGCTTCGTAAGACCCGTCACCAGCGCCGCAATAAGAAGTAG
- a CDS encoding helix-turn-helix domain-containing protein, with translation MSAESNFSNAKFLTVAEVAEVMRVSKMTVYRLVHSGEMPAVRFGRSYRVPETAVEQYLKGAVVDGHTGTA, from the coding sequence ATGTCCGCAGAGTCGAACTTCTCGAACGCCAAGTTCTTGACCGTGGCCGAGGTGGCTGAGGTAATGCGTGTCTCCAAAATGACCGTGTACCGCCTTGTCCATTCGGGGGAGATGCCCGCCGTCAGGTTCGGCCGCTCCTACCGCGTCCCGGAGACCGCCGTCGAACAGTACCTCAAGGGTGCTGTCGTGGACGGTCATACCGGCACCGCCTAA